A single region of the Ziziphus jujuba cultivar Dongzao chromosome 10, ASM3175591v1 genome encodes:
- the LOC132799660 gene encoding uncharacterized protein At1g08160-like, whose product MASGSNTSKFDDQQQHNATKKQPRKSKMHWGRFGEWRNPNARPFYAIEYAHIEMVVINPVRTSLTGNFSFVMRAYNPNKNSTIYYESMKIYNTTDSRNETASPVRLVENFTQPPFNVTRIHFFVLATFSSDDGADILNEYLLQGRITANISVKAAMRFRYGSWISTPHAIGIYCQPAAVLLKRNFQTTGCYVDL is encoded by the exons atggcTTCCGGTAGTAATACTTCCAAGTTTGATGATCAGCAGCAGCATAATGCAACAAAGAAGCAGCcaagaaaaagcaaaatg CACTGGGGACGATTTGGGGAGTGGCGAAACCCAAACGCGCGCCCTTTTTATGCCATCGAATACGCTCATATTGAAATGGTGGTCATCAACCCTGTGAGAACATCTCTCACTGGCAACTTCAGCTTTGTGATGAGGGCCTATAATCCCAACAAAAATTCCACCATTTACTATGAATCCATGAAGATTTATAACACTACTGACAGTAGAAATGAAACTGCTAGTCCTGTTAGGCTAGTAGAGAATTTCACTCAACCACCTTTCAATGTGACTCGGAttcatttctttgttttggcAACATTCTCCTCCGACGATGGTGCTGACATCCTAAACGAGTACCTACTGCAAGGCAGAATCACAGCAAACATTTCGGTCAAGGCTGCCATGAGGTTTAGGTATGGAAGCTGGATATCTACGCCTCACGCTATTGGGATTTATTGTCAACCTGCGGCTGTATTGCTGAAAAGAAATTTTCAGACCACTGGTTGCTATGTTgatctttaa